In Terriglobus sp. TAA 43, a single window of DNA contains:
- a CDS encoding aspartate carbamoyltransferase catalytic subunit, giving the protein MSTAAANPTASHPGSLTSIHDISLDGITRLLALTNRLVAEPHRERMKHLDGRKVALLFYESSTRTRTSFELAAKSLGAMTTLVSDKSSSIEKGESLHDTGVTLRALGAECIILRSNYSGAPEVLARSTGLPVLNAGDGMHEHPSQALLDLRTMLVRLGLSQQLTSTTMTGKTVVITGDIRHSRVARSNAILLPKLGARVIFCGPPELCPKEALDLSHGVEIERDFEKALQQADVAMMLRIQRERLAGLDIDSAEYIAGYQLNEQRLRAHAPKVLVMHPGPMVRGLEIDSAAADGPQSAIEEQVTHGLAVRMALLHRALLGETNA; this is encoded by the coding sequence ATGAGCACTGCAGCTGCCAACCCGACAGCGTCCCATCCTGGCTCACTTACCTCTATTCATGACATTTCACTCGATGGCATTACTCGCCTGCTGGCGCTGACGAACCGGCTGGTTGCGGAACCGCATCGCGAGCGTATGAAACATCTGGATGGACGCAAGGTAGCCCTGTTGTTTTACGAGTCATCCACGCGTACGCGCACCAGCTTTGAGTTGGCCGCGAAATCGCTGGGTGCTATGACCACGCTTGTGAGCGATAAATCATCGTCCATCGAAAAGGGCGAAAGCCTGCACGACACTGGTGTGACGCTGCGTGCGTTGGGCGCGGAGTGCATCATTCTGCGTTCGAATTATTCCGGCGCACCGGAAGTCCTCGCACGTTCCACAGGTTTGCCTGTGTTGAATGCGGGCGACGGCATGCACGAGCATCCTTCTCAGGCACTGCTGGATCTGCGCACGATGTTGGTGCGGCTTGGCTTGTCGCAGCAACTTACGTCAACGACGATGACAGGAAAGACCGTCGTCATCACAGGCGATATCCGTCATTCGCGCGTGGCGCGTTCGAATGCGATTCTGCTGCCCAAGCTGGGCGCACGCGTGATCTTCTGCGGGCCGCCGGAACTGTGCCCAAAGGAAGCGTTGGATCTATCGCATGGCGTTGAGATTGAGCGCGATTTTGAAAAGGCATTGCAGCAAGCCGATGTGGCAATGATGCTGCGCATTCAGCGCGAGCGTCTTGCAGGATTGGACATTGATTCCGCTGAGTACATCGCGGGATATCAGTTGAACGAACAGCGTCTGCGCGCGCATGCGCCGAAGGTTTTGGTGATGCATCCCGGCCCCATGGTGCGTGGATTGGAAATTGATTCTGCCGCGGCAGATGGGCCGCAGTCGGCGATTGAAGAGCAGGTGACGCATGGTCTTGCTGTGCGCATGGCGCTGCTGCATCGCGCGCTGCTGGGGGAGACAAACGCATGA
- a CDS encoding dihydroorotase → MSAILLRGGRVIDPASGSNDFADVLVENGIIREVDFTTQSGELDALAKNMRAEVLDCTGCIIAPGIIDAHVHLREPGQTHKETIATGTLAAVAGGVTTVVAMPNTTPVTDSVALLEFVQSVQRDPSARVLAMPAATVGSMGGELTDYVALAEAGAVGFTDDGKPVLADEVMKQALIAAAKLGLPISQHAEDTRMTVGASMNFGPVAFRLGLRGMPIEAESSIVERDIRLLEEIERETKLRPHLHVQHVSTARALAAIREAKSRGLHVTCEVAPHHIAFTDEAIAGDPAQRSRRYDTHFKMNPPLRSRAEVDACIAAVLDGTVDIIATDHAPHAHHEKNVEFERAPNGITGLETSLGASLRILHREHGMALIDVLALMTSAPAEKLHLRRLGHDVGRIQTGAFADVMVFDAAAEWTYDVRTTRSKSRNTPFDGAPMLGKVKFTLVKGEVKYRA, encoded by the coding sequence ATGAGCGCCATTCTTCTGCGCGGTGGACGCGTAATCGATCCTGCAAGCGGTTCGAATGACTTTGCCGATGTCCTGGTGGAGAACGGCATCATCCGTGAAGTGGACTTCACAACGCAGTCCGGTGAACTGGATGCTCTTGCGAAGAACATGCGCGCTGAGGTTCTCGATTGCACTGGATGCATCATTGCGCCGGGCATCATTGATGCACATGTGCACTTGCGTGAGCCGGGCCAGACGCACAAGGAAACCATTGCAACCGGCACGCTAGCCGCAGTCGCAGGCGGCGTCACCACGGTTGTCGCCATGCCGAACACCACGCCCGTAACAGACTCCGTCGCGCTACTGGAATTCGTGCAGAGCGTGCAACGCGATCCTTCCGCGCGCGTGTTGGCCATGCCCGCTGCAACCGTCGGCAGTATGGGCGGCGAGCTTACGGATTACGTTGCACTCGCGGAGGCGGGCGCGGTTGGCTTCACCGACGATGGCAAGCCCGTGCTTGCCGATGAGGTGATGAAACAGGCGCTCATTGCAGCGGCGAAGTTAGGCCTGCCTATTTCGCAACACGCGGAAGACACGCGCATGACCGTGGGAGCCAGCATGAACTTCGGTCCTGTGGCGTTTCGCCTGGGACTGCGCGGCATGCCCATTGAAGCGGAGTCTTCCATCGTGGAGCGCGATATCCGTCTGCTGGAAGAGATTGAGCGCGAGACGAAGCTGCGTCCGCATCTGCACGTGCAACATGTGTCCACGGCAAGGGCGCTTGCAGCGATTCGCGAAGCAAAATCGCGCGGCCTGCATGTGACGTGTGAAGTAGCGCCGCATCACATTGCGTTTACAGATGAAGCGATTGCAGGCGATCCTGCGCAACGTTCGCGTCGTTACGACACGCACTTCAAGATGAACCCGCCGTTGCGTTCGCGTGCAGAAGTGGATGCGTGCATCGCCGCTGTGCTGGATGGAACAGTGGACATCATCGCCACCGACCATGCACCGCATGCGCACCACGAGAAGAACGTGGAGTTTGAACGTGCGCCGAATGGCATCACAGGTCTTGAAACATCGCTGGGTGCATCACTACGTATCCTGCATCGCGAACACGGTATGGCGTTGATCGATGTTCTTGCGCTGATGACCTCCGCACCCGCAGAGAAGCTGCATCTGCGCAGGCTCGGTCACGATGTGGGCCGCATACAAACCGGCGCATTTGCCGATGTGATGGTGTTCGATGCAGCGGCGGAGTGGACTTACGATGTGCGCACAACGCGATCGAAGTCGCGCAATACGCCCTTCGACGGCGCACCGATGCTGGGCAAAGTGAAGTTCACCCTCGTGAAGGGCGAAGTGAAGTACCGCGCATAA
- a CDS encoding DUF3060 domain-containing protein, whose amino-acid sequence MKPFAVAVMTVTFSVSLLAQRQVAPHDFDQPGEHDTVIAGNQQKQSVTCESGTAVYVEGQENEVQVHGRCRFVRVQGNKNHVWVDQFTTVPVEGNDNVVFVSDPETRYSSRGNNNRFEKAKH is encoded by the coding sequence ATGAAGCCGTTTGCCGTCGCTGTGATGACCGTCACGTTCTCCGTATCCCTATTGGCACAGCGCCAGGTCGCACCGCACGACTTTGACCAGCCCGGCGAACACGACACCGTGATTGCAGGCAATCAGCAGAAGCAAAGCGTTACGTGTGAAAGCGGAACCGCCGTGTATGTGGAAGGCCAGGAAAACGAAGTGCAGGTGCACGGCCGCTGCCGCTTCGTCCGCGTGCAGGGCAACAAGAACCACGTGTGGGTGGACCAGTTCACGACGGTGCCGGTGGAAGGCAACGACAACGTTGTCTTCGTCAGCGATCCGGAAACGCGTTACAGCAGCCGTGGAAACAACAACCGCTTCGAGAAGGCAAAACACTGA